Part of the Triticum aestivum cultivar Chinese Spring chromosome 4D, IWGSC CS RefSeq v2.1, whole genome shotgun sequence genome is shown below.
atatggaggccgattaattctgattaattcggtgctcacgagtatgcctatgtttctcttatcgttctttcaagtcccagttggtgttaggaaaagactggacttttatcgatcgcgtttcttttggcagggtgatgatctaaaaagaaaatacagacttgcaaaatgggatatcatctgtagaccgaaagaccaagggggtcttagtattgagaatcttgaagttaagaacagatgccttcttagcaagtggctgtggaagctttctTTTGAGACTGATGCCATGTGGGCCCAAATCCTTCGTAGCAAGTACCTACAAACAAAGTCCTTGTCCCAGGTCACAGTCAGGCcaactgactcgcctttctggaaaggcctgatgaaagtcaaacaatctctgtttaataggacaaaggttgttattggcaacggcgctggtacacgcttctgggaggatacttggctcggcgagacacccttggccattcaatatccatctttatatcgcattgttcaacgacgtgaggtgttcgttgctacggtgtttcaatccatcccccttaatattcagttcagacggtcgttagtgggcaatcgttggaaagattggctccgtctagttcggagactaatggatgtccatctttctcaacaacccgatgaattacgctggaaactgactaggtctggagtattcatggttaaatcaatgtatattgatgtaattaattcgagctccattcctacctccaagcatgtttgggctgtcaaagttcctttgaaaataaaagtgtttatgtggtttgtccataaacaggttattttaaccaaggataacttgattaagcgtaattggacaggacctacgaggtgtagcttctgtgatcgggacgagacgatcaaacatctcttttttgattgcccgtttgccagagtactttggcggacggttcacattgcttttaatattactccaccgaattctgtcactacgttatttgggacatggctcactgggattgagcctgaattagcgagacatattcgtgttggagtttgcgctttgttgtggactatctggacttgcagaaatgatttggtttttaacagaacatcacgtattcactttttccaggttattttccgagccacggccgtgatccgttcatggtcgctactcactccgatggaggccagggagcatttggttactggatctatccgctgggagatggtagctcgggatatcttcaaccggtttggatggcggtcatgtaataggataggcaattagtttacctatctatctttagccagccggttgtggcgtcttatcttggctagtctgtgtgtccagcctctttagctctgtgtgagctgtctttttattacttttcagtcggagactttggaaccttgttggaaccttttatttcgttaataagatggccgtatgcatcactctgatgcagaggccggggagatccccttttcaaaaaaaaaacatgatTCTTGTACTCTCTTTAGGCTGCCCATCTAGCTCCACCACTGCCCGCACATACGTTGTCCAAGGGCTTTCTCTTTTTGGCCAGTCCACACACAGGTCACATAGCTTATCGCTAGGACGATCTTGCACCCATGCAACGAGCGACTATTAAACATCATCCAATGCCTCACGACCGAGTAAATGTATACTCTCACTTAGCGTTTTTTTGATACTATGCAAGAATAAGCAATAACGCAATTTCGGAAGAAAAGTTACCTAAAAACAAATGAATTACTGGCATTGATATCACCgataaagaaaaaaattaaatcaaaatcaaaataattaagttTTCTAAGAAAAAATGAATcaatggcattggtattaccctttcagAATAAACAAAATGAAAAACCAATAAAAATACTGAAAAAATTGACCATAATTTACACAGAAATTGCGCTTTTTACATtatgcaagaataaacatataatagtggATTTTAAAAAAAGGATGTCTCCTAAGAAgcaatgaattagtggcattgttaCTAccattaaagaagaaagaaaacaaaataataactaaatcaaaataaaataataaagttttctaagaAATAATGAATTAGTGACTGTGACATTATCCTTTAAGAGGAAAGAGAATGAAATAAAAACtaaagcaaaatgaaaataatgaTGTTTTATAAGAAAGAATGAATTGATGGTATTGGTATTACCCATAAAAAAATAATGAAACAAATAAAGACAAAATTTTGCACATAATTTACATAGAATTTGTGCTTTTTAATAATATGCAAAATAGACAACATCGCGATTTTGCAAGAAAAAGTTTCCTAAAACAAATGAATTAGTGCAATTCTATTACCCacaaatcaaaatcaaaataaataaTACTAAAACAAACTCAAAATAATTAAGTTTTCTAAGAAATACTGAATTAGTGGTATTGTTATTACCCTTCTAGAAgaaacaaaatgaaaaatataaaaataataatcacTTAAATTTGCACACAATTTGGACAGTACTTGTGCTTTTTTACAATATGCATGCAAGAATACATATATAATAGTAGGATTTTCATAATGCATAAATCTTGTAAGAAGGAATGaaatagtggcattggtattaccattaaagaagaagaaaaataaaataaaaatcaaaagaaaatcaaaataatgtAGTTCTGTAAGAAATAATGAACTGGCGGCTTTGGTATTGCCCTTTAAGAAGAGATAAAAtggaataaaaaataaaacagatcaaaatatatttttgtaagaaagaatgaattaatgacattgttattagctagaaatattttgaaaaattatgaaaaaattgcaCACATACACATAATTTGcgcttttttataatatgcaagaataatcaTATAGTAGTCGATTTTCAGTAAAAAAAAGTTTCTGAGaatgaatgaattagtggcattgttaTTAGGAGTAAAGAAGACAGAAAATAAAGtaaaaactaaaaaaatcaaaataagaaagaatgaattagtggctcTGGTATTGCCTTTTTAGAAGAAATAAAAAATGTAATAAAAACTAAAATATAATCAAAATAATGAGATTTGGTAAGGAACAATGAATTCATGCCATGCCACCCtttaagaaaaattaaaaaaatgaaacaaaatataaaacaaacaatgacaaaatttgcacaccATATAAACAATTTTTTGGGTTTTAAATATATGCAAGATTAATCATATAATAATGGAATTTCTCAAAAAATAAAGTTTCATTAGAAGGAATTAATTAGTGGCAAatgtattacccttaaagaagaggaaaataaaataaaaactgtaAAAAAATTAATGCAAATTTTCTTAAAAATAATAAATTTGTAGCATTGGTATTAACCttaagaagaaataaaataaaaaataacctAAAAACACGCAACTTTGCACTGAAGCTGCACCATTTGAACATGTAAGAAATAAGCATATAATACTCCCTTTTTTACACTAAAGTATAATTATACACATATTTTATATTACTTAGTGTATATATGTTACACTCACCCTACATCCAAAATGTACCCATAAAACCGATAAAAAAAAAAGAAGCAAAACGCACAGAAACAGCGTAATAAAAAAACGCGTAATGGGCAAGGCCAATAAAGAATCGACTGACCAAAAATAGGGGTCAATCGAAAACAATTCAGCCAATAGGGACAACACACACAACAGGAAAAAAGAAACAAGCAGCACACATCTTGGAGCAGCAATCAATGGTCAAAAAATttgactgacccaattttaaaAATCAGGCAAGTTTTAAATGGAGGCTGTCATTTAAACACTGGATTGCCGGAAGTAAAACAATGGAATAATTGCCCCTTTCTCATCGTGCGTCTGGACTTCGATCACCGGCTCTACGCCGGCCTGCGTGTCTCTCTAATTGCTTCCCGTTATCTCGCGCAAAAACCAAGCAAGACCTAAACGCAAACTCACTTTCCTCGTCCTTGTGCAGTCGTGCTGTCCCTCGCACTTTCCGGAGTCTTCCACGACCCGTGGAGCACTGGAGTTCACTTGTGCCACCTTTCTTCTGGCACGTTTTGGCGAGCTCCGGACTCCGGAGGCCCTCTGCATGGTGCCCTGGACGTCCACGTTGTGACCCCGCTCTCGCTGCACGCACAACTTCTACACGTTCGCGGCTGGGGAGTGCCCGCCGACGTGGCCACCGCCGCAGCCACCTCCTCACGGCCGAGCTAGCTCGTCCTCCCCGCGTCCTATATAAACGCGCACTCGTCATCGGCAACAGCACACAGAAACAACAGCCCACAACGAACCAAGTGTGATCTAGCCAGTCCCTGCTTCCTGCTGTGAGTAATGGCGACCATGGTGGCCTTGAGCTCCTTCGCTGGTGCCGCCGTCGTCGGCCGCTCCGCCTCCTGGTCTCCGGCGGTGCCGCGCCGGCGCGCCCTCCTCGTCAGGGCCCAGATCGAGGTAAGCCTCTTTTCGTCGCCTGACTCTGCCATCATATCTTGTTTACTCCGTATACTCTACGTATAAGTCAAGTTTCGAGTGTGCTGTGCTGACTCACGATGCCCTCTGCAGCCGGGTGTCGAGCCGACCAAGGAGGAGACGACGAGCGCATCGACATCCTCCCCGAGCCCAACCCCAAGCCCGAGCACGACCCCGGTGGCGCCCAAGCCCAAGGCCAAGGCTAACCCCTCGGTCTGGGACGCGCTCGCGTTCAGCGGCCCGGCGCCGGAGCGCATCAACGGCCGGCTCGCTATGGTGGGCTTCGTGGCGGCGCTCTCCGTCGAGGCCGCGCGCGGCGGCGGGCTGCTCGACCAGGCCGGCAGCGGCGCCGGGCTGGGATGGTTCCTGACAACCGCGGCTGTGTTCTCCGTGGCGTCTCTGGTGCCGCTGCTTCAGGGGCAGAGTGTGGAGAGCAAGTCCAGCGGCGTATGGACCGCCGACGCCGAGCTGTGGAACGGCCGCTTCGCCATGCTCGGCCTCGTCGCACTCGCCGTCACCGAGTTCATCACCGGCACGCCCTTCGTCAACGTCTGAAACTAGCTAGTGTGTACTAGTACTCCTGTACGTGCGTGTACATATTGTTGGTCATGCTGAGGAACTAGTGGTACGGACTCTGGTAGAGTATTCTGTAACGGATTCTGTAAGCCTTATAGGTTGTGTTTCTTGATGATGATATCTTGGAGCTTCGAATTACTGCACACATGAATTAAGTTCATTCCACTGTATATGTTTCTTAGCATATACAGTATATGCTTGGTCGCAGAGATGTAGACCAAGAATATGAACATCTTGATATTATTATTTTCAGTAATGTATGCATGTTCCGAAGCTTCAAAGCAAACTAAAAGACTAAAAAATGGTTAAAATCACAATTTGAAATTTTGGGTACAGGTTTGAAATTCGTTAAAGTATTTTCTAAAAGGACGATGATAGTTGCCGGCCTAGAGGCCCATGAGGAGGCCTGCATAACAGAGTAGCTTGATCTAGCTCCCTataagagggaactgacaaaataaactgggtgctgcaccaccttcttcttctgttcaacTTCGCCTATCTGCGTAGACTCCGCCTTGCCGGGGTTTTCACCTTGCCGGCGTTAAGccccactgggccggcccatcatcTAACGGCTCCGCTGTCactgcttcttcttcctcgagtTCCCTCTATGTCACCagtgcagcactgaccacttgatttgttgccgctaagtatagcaacaacggctcttgtggtttaggtgcgactagtATCGATGTGAAGgaaaggtacctcttcaaatcttggagtgctgcctctgcctccggagtccattttactggacccgcctttttcaagattttgaaaaaggggagggcacgctcagcagatttggagatgaacctactcagggcagcaacgcagccggcgagcctatggacgtctttgacccgttttggcgcctcaatctgctcaatggctttgattttgtcgggatttgcttcgatccCGCGTTGAGACActaagaacccaagaagtttgccggatgggacaccaaacacgcacttctctgggttaagcttgaggttgatcttgcgcagatttgcaaatgtttcttctagatcttgcaCGAGTGTGGCCCTGTCtttggtcttgaccactatatcatccatataagcttccacatttctatgcagctggggctcaaaaccaatttggaccgctcagGCAAACGTCGAAccggcactcttcaacccgaaaggcatccgtacaaaacagtacgtaccacatggggtgatgaacgcggtcttctcttcgtcttccttcatcatgaagatctggtggtatcctgaataggcgtcgaggaatgacagcaggtcgcacccggcagtggagtctacaatccggtcgatgcgtggcagagggaaaggatcctttggacgggctttattgatatctgtgtaatcaataaaCAGTCTCCACTttccatttgccttacgcaccaccaccggattggccaaccacgtggggtggagcactcctctaaccaggcctgccgcctccagTTTCCTGATCTCCTCaacgatgaactcttgtcgctccaaagcttgcttcctgaacttctgcttgacgggcagcgcatgaggacagacagcaagatggtgctcaatcacctccctgggaacgccggggatgtcggatgctttccatgcaaacacatcgacattcgcccgcaggaaggtgacgagcgtgctttcctatttgctgtcgagggtggagcttatagtgaaagccccgcccgtaccatcctccttgacggacaccttcttggtttctgggggtgcagccttggacttcttgctcttgccggtggagctctccggCACTTCCTCAACGGGAGCGCAGCACTCTGAGGAGgcacgcttgccggagtgggtgcaagaggtcttgccggaagaggtcttaccggccttcttccttcccggggcttcagtggcaggagcaagtgccttgacggcagttgctgcaactgcctctcggtagagttggtcggcgcagatgagtgcgtctttcttgtctgaggggacggtgatgatagtcaatggccccggcatcttcaatgtgttgtaggcgtagtgtgatgccgccatgaacttggccagcgctgggcggccaaggatcctatTGTATGGCAGGGGGATCTCGGTGACATCAAAAatgatcttctccgtcctatagttcagctcgcccccaaacgtaacgggcagcgtgattttaccttttggctggctccttcccgggttgaccccttgaaacatgcccgtctcctcgagatctccatcaggaatctgcaacctcttgatcacattgggcgagatcaaattcagaccgacCCCGCCGTCGACCagcacttttgtcaccttgaggttgcgtattgtcggtgaaaccaacaatggcaaacacccggccgcagttgtgcgatcagggtgatcctcggtgtcaaaaatgatgggcatgcatgaccacttcagtggcttttgggcatcgaacgatggctccgccgcagggacctcacgcgcccactgctttagTTGGCGCtgtgaggtgtgcaacgaggcgccaccgtcgacgcacatggcctctgtagctttttggaactcgtgctcgccagactcgtcgtcctcgtcatgatcatcatcttcctccttcttaTCGCGGCCCCGaccgggcctctcttgttgattatctttgccgtggcgacctccttggccgccacgcttcttgccggacccctcagcaccatcctaacccttctccttgtcccgcctttcatattcagccttctgcttttctgcaagcagctcaacctgtcggcagttctagaggtcatggcccttggtgcggtggaccttgcagtattgcttgtcggagcctcctggcttatcggcggccgccaaggcccgacaggtggcgcacccggcaacctccttgccggggtcgtcagccttggccttcttggcggcatcggggtcgccggatccctcaacggcaagcacagtcttgcccttacgcttcctgttgTGGCGCCGGCTCTTCTTTGTCGGGGCGGTGGTGTCTTCGCCAGTGGAGTCAGTTTCCGCGCtagcatcttcgccggggtacttccttccttcctcagcccgagcacatctaccagccagaacgtaaagttcggctacatccttgaccttgttcatcgctagctcttcacgcatcttgcggttgcgtacgttctgatggaacgcactgatgacaacggcaggatgaacatctgggatggtgtactccacacggctgaatctttgtatgtacATACGCAGGGACtcgccatccttctgggggatgacatgcaagtcacttgcctagccaggagcttggtggcctccggtgaaggcgccaAAAACTCggggcacagatccgaccaagaaaaGATGGAATCCGCtagcaggtgcatcaaccacgacatgacgttAGGCTTAAGCGCCAacggaaagtagttggcgagcaccttgtcatcgcgagccccggcggcttgcatcgcgatggtgtagatgctgaggaactccgacgggtgagtcttgccattgtacttttccccaacatcaggcttgaacgtgcgatgggagggccactggaactgccgcagctctcaGGTAAAGGCCGGATAACCCACCACATAAGGCAGGTCGCCGGGGCCCCCCGGCGCCTGGcggtccatagtaggccccgcacgccgatctgactgatggcgcgtctCTCGCcatcgctcgatggtggttcgagcgtcttcctaAGCTCGCTCCCGAATGACTTGGCGTTGGTCGCGGCGggctcgcgggtcggacgacgcagTAGATACGTTGTCGCGGGAGTCGGCCTGGTGAGCAAGCGGCTGCTGCCGCGGCCGCGAgggaggagagtgcactgtggTCGCAGCATCCCCGGCCCTCCCACCGCCGGCATGCGTCGGCTCGACAGAACACCGGCACGAGGGTCCCGCTGGgagtggctcatctttgttggcgaagctgacgaGGCTTCGAATGGTGTCTCTCCACTCATCAAGCTTCTCCGCGGCGGgcgggaagtcgaggagcagttgtaCGCGCACCATCGCTTCtgttggcgtgggtggcggcgaaagctgtgtggaccgtCACACGCTCCGACTTCTAAGCACGTTAGAAGGGGCTCTATCACGGTCTCGCGATCGCGCACCGCTTCCGCCAGCGTCCTAGTGCGCACGCTGGCCCGATGCGTCCTGAgagtgacgcaaagggctcttcccgcggcggcgccCGGGGGCACCGACGTCGCGGTGTTACTCATCACGCGCGGGCTGGGAATACCGCGACGCGGGCGCCGACGGGGGCGTTcgggaggtcgctgcgccgcccctgGGCAGCACAGCCCCGTCCCCGGGCCCAACAGCGTGTGGCTCCTCGTCTTGGACCCGGATAGTGCCGCTCCCCTGGCTCCTATCGCCAGAGTGTCGTGGACGCTCGCGGGCGGCGCCTCGGGCGCCCTCAGCCGCTTGCCTGTGCTGGTGCGGACGTGCCGGCTCCGGGCGACCCGATGGTTGTAATCCCCCTCTTCttggggccatggtgatgatgaagtcgatatGCTAACTTCCAAACCGGATTCTCAcagctgcgccccctacctggcgcgccaaagatgtgggggaaacgacacctatgggatcacagagAATCCCTTCGGCGGTTGacggggcgcggggctgtggaaagagcgggattagaaGATCAACATGGAggaattatccaggttcgggccgcaagtgatgcgtaataccctactcctgctggtttgtgtttatctggtgttcgtGGGCTGGCTACAGAGCGTGTAGCCTCCAAAAAGtttgaatcctctctcagtacgccgcgggccttcttttatagtcgaaggggctgccatagtggcacacaggaggtgtaaagttgtacagtagtcgagcttatcgcctgacatcacaggacaaaacacattaaatgcgctacttaggtgtccacttcctttatcggggatggcagtgaagcccgtcccgtccgtcaccgcttcgccttgctccgacacgcgtccgggccaacgaggcatgcagcaccatgtaggctggctggctgctgagctggtgcggtggcagggtcttcatgaagatctgcatgccaccacgcaagtgcttgactagttggattaggagccacgtattgccacgtgggtacttgcttagttggtgggtcgaccgctgagctggggcggcgacggggcggcaaggccttgccgcggtcctGTTgatatccccggcaagggtcttgtcggggccttgcgggcgccctcggcaagagtcttgccggggccttgcgggcgccctcggcaagagtcttgccggggcctcgtgggtatcttcggcaggagccttgccagggcctcgtgggcatcctcggcaaggagccccGCTATCGTCCTGTCTTCTGGTTCCCATCTAGGCCTCTCgagccctttgtcttcacaaagatctgcatgccaccatgcaggcgcctcccgagccttggttccaatgtttgTCGACAGTgttggaactctcaggctcaagggtggtggccttgctggtgttgggtaagttgccccggcaaggctcttgccggggctgtgtgggccgccccggcaagggtcttgccggggggggggggggaagcccaTCTTGCTGCCTCGCCCTTCTGCGCCCCTGGTTGGGGTGCTGCTCTGGTGGTCTTGTatttttgcttccttcctctgccccgctaagcGTGGCCACAGGTGCGGCtctaactgcccatgcacaagtaaaggggtacaaagagggcccctacttttgtacactgacaaccaggttcctaatcacaaatctcacctccttgcaatttacattatttgccattttcctatcgttttcctctcccccacttcacaacaatttgccattttattttctCCCTTTGTTTCGTTTGCTGTTTTCTTGCCAGATAtattttgtgtgcaatcttgtttgctacttttgtcgttatggatagttcttcctctattgcgtgcactcccgagaacgaggttctcaactttaaacaaaggggaagagagaatttaaaagatgcttggtataggatttgcaacgctcacaatagatctatccgtaagcaatctaccattattcttcttcgatgtttttatgtgggcatcaccacttggtatagattcgtccttgatactattaccggtggaaatttcttgatgtgtccttctcttgatgcttttaatgctatggaaaatttagtaggctcaccacctcttatgattaatgaaacaactttgactcttgagcatgtcatagaaagattagatgctattgaaaagaaaatgctcactgaAGAACATATCAAAAATTTGGATAAAATGATGCATAATTTTTCTATTAAAATTGGATCAAAAGCGGGAcaagtttttaagttgttaaaagaaaagggaaccatgattcatgaaagaattgaagaaagtctGTCTTGGATTGATAAACTGGGAGAAATCTTTAGTAATTTAAGcacggcttttgcttccgctaaaaccATTGAAAAACTCCCTTAAAGATCAACAAGACTACTCAAgttactaagaacaagggtgcaacttctagtaataatagtaaataagatcttaagatgattagtattcacccggattttgttgagGTTATAAGGGATCCCTTGGGAAAAGATGAATTCTTTAAACTTATTCCTAGGGGCATTGtcattgaaaatctttatgctaGATCTCTGaagaattctaagtgtttgattgaagagttagAGAAGGATAAAAAACTTAGatctttgctttatgcctagctaagggcgtaaaacgatggcgcttgttgggaggcaacccaatgaataaaatttatttttgtcttttgctttctgttcttgagtgtttgcacaattatgctactgttatgattgtatttttttgtgttttaactagtgtttgtgccaagtaaagcctttaggatcttcttgagtgataattgtttgatcttgctcaaaaatagaaacttttgcactcactaATATAATTTTCGTAAATCACAGAAACATACGTTTGctctaattatttttgcagaagattaatatacaaattgctcaggtggtcctaatttctcaggatttttggagttacagaagtattcaaaatatccagattgctacagactgttatgtttttgacagattcttgttttctttgcgttgtgtgtttgttttgatgattct
Proteins encoded:
- the LOC123100132 gene encoding high molecular mass early light-inducible protein HV58, chloroplastic-like, encoding MATMVALSSFAGAAVVGRSASWSPAVPRRRALLVRAQIEPGVEPTKEETTSASTSSPSPTPSPSTTPVAPKPKAKANPSVWDALAFSGPAPERINGRLAMVGFVAALSVEAARGGGLLDQAGSGAGLGWFLTTAAVFSVASLVPLLQGQSVESKSSGVWTADAELWNGRFAMLGLVALAVTEFITGTPFVNV